In the Thauera sedimentorum genome, one interval contains:
- a CDS encoding response regulator, giving the protein MTHRILIVDDEPGILKALKRLLVLTPCTFNGETFRLQVDCCSCPEDALRAVRGTPYEMVISDFRMPGMDGVQLLKAVREIQPHAVRFILSGYADLQALIGAINEAQISRFIGKPWNDYELVSAIAQGLAWRALQVETERLADEKRLERQLATPEEIERKRLEAEEPGITDVRWGDDGSVILDPDLQAEYERRHPNG; this is encoded by the coding sequence ATGACCCACCGTATCCTCATCGTCGACGACGAACCCGGCATCCTGAAGGCGCTCAAGCGCCTGCTGGTGCTCACGCCCTGCACCTTCAACGGCGAAACTTTCCGGCTGCAGGTCGATTGCTGCTCCTGCCCGGAGGATGCGCTGCGCGCGGTGCGCGGCACGCCCTACGAGATGGTGATCTCCGATTTCCGCATGCCGGGCATGGACGGGGTGCAGCTGCTCAAGGCGGTGCGCGAGATCCAGCCCCATGCGGTGCGCTTCATCCTCTCCGGCTATGCCGACCTGCAGGCCCTGATAGGCGCGATCAACGAGGCGCAGATCAGCCGCTTCATCGGCAAGCCGTGGAACGACTACGAGCTGGTGTCCGCCATCGCCCAGGGCCTGGCCTGGCGCGCGCTGCAGGTGGAGACCGAGCGCCTGGCCGACGAGAAGCGCCTGGAGCGCCAGCTGGCCACGCCGGAAGAGATCGAGCGCAAGCGCCTGGAAGCCGAGGAGCCCGGCATCACCGACGTGCGCTGGGGCGACGACGGTTCGGTGATCCTCGACCCCGACCTGCAGGCCGAGTACGAGCGCCGGCATCCGAATGGCTGA